The genomic DNA TTTATTGGAGATGATTTTAGCAAACAAAGACCAGAATTACTAATGCTTTATCTATATGAAGACAAAGATATGGCTATACCTGTAACTGTAAGAGTATCTTATACATATGTAAATACCAGCTATGGCTTATATGGTGACGAAGGAAGGGGTTTTAAATTAAGTAAACAAAATTTTGTAACAAGAACTAGTAAAGATAGATTCATTCTAATAAACAACAAATTTATAAAAGCAAACAAGGACAAGTAAGTGCAAACTAAAATTTCAAACATAAAAGGATAATCAATGAAATTTCTAGCTATAACACTCTTACTTCTAACAAGTATATTCTTAATAGCTTGCTCAGCTAATCAAGCAAATAAAAAGATAAGTAACTCTGAACTAGAAAACTTAGCTAAACAATATGGTGGAGTGTATATATTTAATCAAAAATTTGTTGATGAGATAGAGAGAAGAGAAAAAGAAAGAGAAGAGCTAACCAAAAATTTAGGTGATAAAATAAGATCAAATCCTAGAAAGATAAAACAAGGTGATAAATTTATAACGATATATGATGTAGACATGACCTTGGTAAATCAAAAATTCCCTCAAACCCTCTCAAATGGTAAAAAATATTATATTCGTTGGATAGATTATGAAAGAGATACCGGTAAAAAA from Campylobacter concisus includes the following:
- a CDS encoding tRNA 2-selenouridine synthase yields the protein YIFNQKFVDEIERREAERKELSKKMKGRDLGDGLYAIDPKPINEKLPRILSNGKRYYTRWIDYENQTGKEAKVPEVYINKIKEFIGDDFSKQRPELLMLYLYEDKDMAIPVTVRVSYTYVNTSYGLYGDEGRGFKLSKQNFVTRTSKDRFILINNKFIKANKDK
- a CDS encoding tRNA 2-selenouridine synthase produces the protein MKFLAITLLLLTSIFLIACSANQANKKISNSELENLAKQYGGVYIFNQKFVDEIERREKEREELTKNLGDKIRSNPRKIKQGDKFITIYDVDMTLVNQKFPQTLSNGKKYYIRWIDYERDTGKKAEVPEIYINKIKEFIGDDFLKEEPRIYPKYMYFDGKEMRIIKIYLSYTYIETKYGLFGDEGRGISFTKESFGTKSGDNIFYLTNNKFIKANKDK